In Paenibacillus sp. 1781tsa1, one DNA window encodes the following:
- the rplK gene encoding 50S ribosomal protein L11 yields the protein MAKKVIKMVKLQIPAGKANPAPPVGPALGQAGVNIMAFCKEFNARTADQAGLIIPVEISVFEDRSFTFITKTPPAAVLLKVAAKVEKGSGEPNKKKVATVKRDAVRQIAETKMPDLNAADVESAMRMVEGTARSMGITIED from the coding sequence ATGGCAAAAAAGGTAATCAAAATGGTAAAACTGCAGATTCCAGCAGGTAAAGCAAATCCAGCGCCACCAGTAGGTCCAGCTTTGGGTCAAGCAGGTGTCAACATCATGGCATTCTGTAAAGAATTCAACGCTCGTACAGCTGATCAAGCAGGATTGATTATTCCAGTTGAAATTTCTGTATTCGAGGACCGTTCCTTTACTTTCATCACTAAAACTCCACCAGCAGCAGTTCTGTTGAAAGTGGCAGCTAAAGTTGAAAAAGGATCCGGCGAACCGAACAAGAAAAAAGTTGCTACTGTTAAACGTGATGCGGTTCGTCAAATCGCAGAAACAAAAATGCCTGACCTGAATGCAGCAGACGTTGAGTCCGCTATGCGTATGGTCGAAGGTACTG